From the genome of Acidobacteriota bacterium, one region includes:
- a CDS encoding NADP-dependent isocitrate dehydrogenase, with product MARFNGIEVPADGQKITVEGMKLKVPDRPIIPFIEGDGIGRDIWRASQRVFDAAVEKAYGGSRRIVWYEIFAGEKAFKMFGEWLTDDSVKAIAEFAVAIKGPLTTPVGGGIRSLNVTLRQVLDLYACVRPVRYFTGVPSPVKHPENVDVVIFRENTEDVYAGVEFASQTERAREIISLLNDKYGYKVRPDSGIGIKPISPTGTKRLVRRAIQYALDFDKPSVTLVHKGNIMKFTEGAFRDWGYDLAKEEFRNQIVTERETWILENREKNASLTEEENARMIEPGFDQMSEKQRAAAVEEVKNTLGAIWSTHGNGEWRTKPLIKDRIADSIFQQILIRPDEYSILATPNLNGDYLSDAAAAQVGGLGMAPGANIGDRAAVFEATHGTAPKYADKDMVNPSSVILSGGMMFEHMGWREVSDRIVAALTKTIQQKRVTYDLHRQMEGATRLKTSEFASAIVENM from the coding sequence ATGGCGAGGTTCAATGGTATAGAAGTTCCCGCCGATGGTCAAAAGATTACGGTTGAGGGCATGAAGCTGAAGGTGCCCGACCGCCCCATCATTCCATTTATCGAGGGAGACGGCATCGGCCGCGACATCTGGCGCGCGTCGCAGCGAGTGTTCGACGCCGCAGTCGAGAAAGCTTACGGCGGCAGCCGCCGAATCGTCTGGTACGAGATATTTGCCGGCGAGAAGGCGTTCAAGATGTTCGGGGAGTGGCTGACCGATGACTCGGTCAAAGCGATCGCGGAGTTCGCCGTCGCAATCAAAGGCCCGCTGACCACTCCCGTGGGCGGAGGAATCCGCAGCTTGAACGTCACCCTTCGCCAGGTGTTGGACCTGTATGCTTGTGTGCGGCCGGTGCGCTATTTCACTGGAGTGCCCTCGCCGGTAAAGCATCCCGAAAACGTTGACGTGGTCATTTTTCGCGAGAACACCGAGGACGTCTACGCCGGCGTCGAGTTCGCTTCCCAAACCGAGCGCGCGCGAGAGATCATTTCGCTGTTGAACGACAAGTACGGATACAAGGTGCGGCCGGACAGTGGCATCGGCATCAAGCCCATCTCGCCGACGGGAACAAAGCGGCTCGTGCGGCGCGCGATTCAATACGCGCTCGACTTCGATAAGCCCTCGGTGACCCTGGTGCACAAAGGCAACATCATGAAGTTCACCGAGGGTGCGTTTCGCGATTGGGGCTACGATCTGGCGAAGGAAGAATTCAGGAACCAGATCGTCACCGAGCGCGAGACCTGGATATTGGAAAACCGCGAAAAGAATGCTTCGCTCACCGAAGAAGAGAACGCGAGGATGATCGAACCGGGCTTCGATCAGATGTCGGAGAAGCAGCGCGCGGCGGCAGTAGAGGAAGTCAAGAACACCCTAGGCGCGATTTGGTCGACGCACGGAAACGGCGAATGGCGAACGAAGCCGCTGATCAAGGACCGTATCGCCGACTCGATATTCCAGCAGATCCTGATCCGGCCGGACGAGTACTCGATTCTGGCCACACCGAACCTGAATGGAGACTATCTATCGGACGCGGCCGCTGCGCAGGTAGGCGGTCTGGGAATGGCTCCTGGGGCCAATATCGGGGATCGAGCCGCGGTATTCGAGGCGACTCATGGCACCGCGCCAAAGTACGCCGACAAGGACATGGTCAACCCTTCATCGGTCATATTGTCGGGCGGAATGATGTTCGAGCACATGGGCTGGCGCGAGGTGAGCGACCGGATCGTCGCTGCCCTGACGAAGACGATTCAGCAGAAGCGAGTGACCTACGATCTACATCGGCAGATGGAGGGCGCGACAAGGCTTAAGACGAGCGAGTTCGCGTCGGCGATCGTCGAGAATATGTAG
- a CDS encoding FAD-dependent oxidoreductase yields MEPGNYQNDVIVIGGGVAGLATATYIVRQGKSVRLLEQSHALGGRAQTKQQEGFYLNIGPHALYRGGRGIEVLRELGVEPRGRVPSVSGAFAVKAGVKHTFPAGAVSLLTTSLFGLSAKLEAARLLASIGKIDGNRFMGISVREWLDRNVSHREVKDFVLAAFRVATYTNAPELMSAGAAIDQLKKAQDKSVLYLDGGWQTLVDGLREAAVRSGVIIETEARVDVVTRDATGAVDRVRLADGRALKTPIVVIASSPSVAASLVENADRTSMARWADQAVPVRAACLDVGLSRLPIPKATFALGIDRPLYLSVHSAVARLAPDGCALIQVAMYLPPDHADSKESVERELEGLLDLVQPLARRSLQDWAFLACRRDPLTASRCD; encoded by the coding sequence ATGGAACCAGGCAATTATCAGAACGATGTCATTGTTATCGGCGGCGGCGTCGCCGGGCTCGCCACGGCAACTTACATCGTGCGGCAAGGCAAAAGCGTTCGCTTGCTGGAACAGTCGCACGCGCTCGGCGGCCGCGCGCAGACCAAACAGCAAGAGGGATTTTATTTGAACATCGGGCCGCACGCGCTTTACCGGGGCGGGCGAGGCATCGAAGTCCTCCGCGAACTCGGTGTCGAGCCTCGCGGGAGAGTGCCTTCGGTTTCGGGCGCGTTCGCCGTCAAGGCCGGCGTGAAACACACTTTTCCAGCGGGCGCCGTATCGTTGCTCACGACAAGTTTGTTCGGGCTTTCGGCGAAGCTTGAAGCCGCGCGCTTGCTGGCATCGATCGGCAAGATCGATGGCAATCGGTTCATGGGCATCAGCGTGCGCGAGTGGCTCGACCGGAACGTCTCACACCGAGAGGTCAAGGATTTCGTGCTTGCAGCGTTCCGCGTCGCGACTTACACAAATGCGCCGGAACTCATGAGCGCGGGCGCGGCGATCGACCAGTTGAAGAAGGCTCAGGACAAGAGCGTCCTTTACCTCGACGGTGGATGGCAGACGCTCGTCGACGGCTTGCGCGAAGCCGCTGTGCGCTCAGGAGTCATCATCGAAACCGAAGCCAGGGTCGATGTTGTCACTCGCGACGCTACCGGCGCCGTGGACAGAGTGCGGCTCGCGGACGGCCGCGCGCTGAAAACTCCAATTGTTGTGATCGCGTCGAGTCCTTCGGTCGCTGCTTCGCTTGTGGAAAACGCCGACCGAACATCGATGGCGCGATGGGCCGATCAAGCCGTTCCAGTAAGAGCTGCGTGTCTCGACGTAGGGCTCAGCCGTTTGCCTATACCGAAGGCGACGTTCGCGCTTGGCATCGATCGCCCGCTCTATCTGTCCGTGCATTCGGCAGTGGCGCGGCTTGCACCCGACGGATGCGCGCTGATTCAGGTAGCCATGTATTTGCCGCCGGATCACGCCGACTCGAAAGAATCAGTCGAGCGTGAGCTAGAAGGCTTGCTTGATTTGGTGCAGCCCCTTGCACGTCGCTCACTTCAGGACTGGGCCTTCCTCGCGTGCCGTCGCGACCCGCTAACGGCATCGCGTTGCGATTAA
- a CDS encoding sigma factor-like helix-turn-helix DNA-binding protein gives MLRRRRRQGYIGPWLPSPVPTDEESPASYEPPAPSADSPAARYDLKESISFAFLLALEALTPTQRAVLLLRDVFDYSTSETAEALDKTEANVKVLLLRARRKMREYDGGRVDLSPARQDATRRALEQFLLYLGARDAAGLERLLAEDVISLSDGGGEVSAARQPVRGRDKVLRLILGLAAKSIAEPHVEVRVLNGLPAMLVEDVRSITTAATRYTIHIEVGDDGRIRGLHAVVAPGKLTAVK, from the coding sequence TTGCTTCGCCGAAGAAGACGACAGGGCTATATCGGTCCGTGGCTTCCGTCGCCGGTTCCGACGGACGAGGAGAGTCCGGCATCTTACGAGCCTCCTGCTCCAAGCGCGGACTCGCCCGCGGCGCGGTATGACTTGAAGGAAAGCATCTCGTTTGCTTTCTTACTGGCTCTCGAGGCGCTCACTCCAACCCAGCGGGCGGTGCTACTGCTACGGGATGTCTTTGACTACTCGACAAGCGAGACTGCCGAGGCGCTCGACAAGACGGAAGCGAATGTGAAGGTTCTGTTGCTGCGCGCTCGGCGCAAGATGCGCGAGTATGACGGCGGTCGAGTTGATCTGAGCCCTGCGCGACAGGACGCGACCCGCCGCGCGTTGGAACAGTTTCTGTTATACCTGGGCGCGCGCGACGCCGCGGGACTCGAGCGCCTGCTAGCCGAGGACGTCATTAGCCTCTCTGATGGCGGCGGCGAGGTTAGCGCCGCGCGTCAGCCGGTTCGCGGGCGAGACAAAGTGCTGCGGCTGATCCTCGGCCTTGCAGCGAAAAGCATTGCCGAACCACACGTCGAAGTTCGTGTGCTGAATGGCCTTCCGGCAATGCTTGTTGAGGACGTTCGCTCGATCACGACCGCTGCCACTCGCTACACAATTCACATCGAGGTTGGGGACGACGGACGCATTCGCGGTTTGCACGCCGTGGTGGCGCCAGGCAAACTGACCGCAGTGAAATGA
- a CDS encoding DinB family protein, with protein MSSSDTERFVSNWNRIHKETSRVLRAAPDDKLEWRPKENMFTLRELIGHIPQAELVLARSALAGSTQKPPFDFSNRSGSEIAGMFDSQHDELVSEVSKLTAEQLKEEVEFHGRTLRRGVLLWFLTEHEIHHRGQLFTYYRLADIEPPNLHE; from the coding sequence ATGAGCAGTTCCGATACCGAGCGCTTTGTTAGTAACTGGAACCGTATACACAAAGAGACATCGCGCGTACTAAGAGCCGCGCCCGACGACAAACTCGAGTGGAGGCCCAAGGAAAACATGTTCACCTTGCGCGAGTTGATTGGCCACATACCGCAGGCGGAACTGGTTCTGGCGCGGTCGGCGCTTGCGGGTTCCACCCAGAAGCCGCCGTTTGATTTTTCAAATCGCAGCGGAAGTGAGATCGCCGGCATGTTCGATAGTCAACACGATGAACTGGTCAGCGAAGTGTCGAAGCTGACTGCTGAGCAGTTGAAAGAAGAGGTCGAGTTCCACGGCAGAACTCTGCGCCGTGGCGTGCTGTTGTGGTTCCTGACCGAGCATGAGATTCATCACCGCGGCCAGTTGTTTACGTATTACCGGCTTGCGGACATCGAGCCGCCGAACTTGCATGAGTGA
- a CDS encoding MGMT family protein, protein MSETAKKSGRGDGAARRPGQPERATARFDRVFERIYRLVLRIPRGRVMTYGQIARLLEERYSPRLVGWAMHATPRDERNIPWHRVINSRGAISTGRVILHEPDLQRLMLEAEGVVFDARGHCDLSIYLWSPRQRAARARLKAMRKSRPGARGKAAVQASAVRKTTRTNKKKGRTRER, encoded by the coding sequence ATGAGTGAAACCGCGAAGAAATCCGGACGGGGAGACGGGGCGGCGAGGCGACCGGGCCAGCCGGAGCGCGCCACCGCGCGATTCGATAGGGTCTTTGAGAGAATCTACCGGCTGGTGCTGCGAATTCCGCGCGGGCGGGTGATGACCTACGGCCAGATCGCGCGCTTGCTTGAAGAGCGCTACAGCCCGAGGCTTGTTGGGTGGGCAATGCACGCGACTCCGCGCGATGAGCGCAACATCCCCTGGCATCGCGTCATCAATTCGCGTGGAGCTATCTCGACTGGCCGGGTCATCCTGCACGAGCCTGACCTTCAACGCTTGATGCTCGAAGCGGAAGGCGTTGTGTTCGACGCGCGCGGTCACTGTGATTTGAGCATTTATCTGTGGTCGCCACGGCAAAGAGCGGCGAGAGCCAGGCTCAAGGCAATGCGAAAAAGTAGACCTGGCGCGCGCGGAAAAGCGGCGGTTCAAGCGAGCGCCGTTCGGAAGACCACAAGGACGAATAAGAAAAAGGGTCGTACAAGAGAAAGATAG
- a CDS encoding PaaI family thioesterase produces MELTPETLRLIREKFETNHFPRSLGIELDSIGAGRARLSLEVKQQHLQLAGIMHGGAIATLIDTAVAFAIVGASEPNARFTTIEMKVNYLSAIREGRIVADARLIRDGRRIVVAECDLFDSKGQLAAKGLVTYMRLSERK; encoded by the coding sequence ATGGAACTCACTCCTGAGACACTGCGGCTGATACGTGAGAAGTTTGAGACCAATCACTTTCCGCGATCACTGGGAATCGAGCTCGATTCGATCGGGGCGGGAAGAGCCCGGTTGAGCCTAGAGGTCAAGCAGCAGCACTTGCAGCTTGCCGGCATAATGCACGGCGGCGCGATCGCGACGTTGATCGACACCGCGGTGGCATTCGCGATAGTCGGCGCGTCCGAACCCAACGCCCGCTTCACGACGATCGAAATGAAAGTGAACTACCTGAGCGCAATTCGCGAAGGCCGAATCGTCGCCGACGCGAGGTTGATCCGTGACGGCCGTCGAATCGTCGTCGCCGAATGCGACCTCTTCGATTCGAAGGGGCAACTCGCAGCGAAAGGCCTGGTGACTTATATGCGGCTTAGCGAAAGGAAGTAG
- a CDS encoding ABC transporter ATP-binding protein, with the protein MTPLRKLLSYFVPYRRMLVFGISCVFMTNVFKLITPGFVGDAMDAVKTGIDALSAGNTLDPGMHAVVEQGARANLLELSGLIVLATVAQGIFLFTQRRVLINMSRDVEYDLRNDFYAHLQKLPFEFYQTHRTGDLMARATNDLSAVRMIVGPALMYSMNTLFAMILIVPRMASISWRLTLLAFLSMPLVAAATNYFSKRIHDRFEKVQEYFGTVSNRAQESFAGVRVIRAYTQEQAEIESFKQVNREFVNRNLKLIRLSGIFHPILQLFIGLAFIAVLWYGGSLVISGAMRIGQFVQFTLYLGLLVWPMIALGWVINIFQRGMASMGRMHHIMSIEPAIRDTGNASGAEAIEGGIEFRDLTFTYGEAGEPALKGVNLNIEPGQTVAFVGAVGSGKSTMMNLVTRLLDAEPGQVLIDGRPIREIPLGVLRASIGYVPQETFLFSETISENIAFGVDNAMPEEIERGATEAGIAEDILEFPEGFATLVGERGITLSGGQKQRTAIARALIRRPRILILDDALSSVDTYTEEKILGHLRRIMRGRTSLIVSHRVSTVKDADLIVVLEDGRIAERGTHDSLIARGGLYAELYEKQLLEEELAAS; encoded by the coding sequence ATGACTCCGCTTCGCAAGCTCCTAAGCTACTTCGTGCCGTACCGGCGAATGCTAGTGTTCGGCATATCGTGCGTCTTCATGACGAATGTCTTCAAACTCATCACGCCTGGTTTTGTGGGCGATGCGATGGATGCCGTGAAGACCGGGATCGATGCGTTGAGCGCAGGGAATACCTTGGACCCGGGTATGCACGCGGTGGTCGAACAAGGCGCGCGGGCGAATCTACTCGAATTAAGCGGGTTGATCGTGCTGGCCACGGTTGCGCAGGGCATTTTTCTGTTCACCCAGCGGCGCGTGCTGATAAATATGTCGCGGGACGTCGAGTACGACTTGCGTAACGATTTCTACGCGCATCTCCAAAAGCTCCCGTTCGAGTTTTATCAAACGCATCGAACAGGCGATTTGATGGCGCGCGCGACAAATGATCTTTCAGCGGTGCGAATGATAGTCGGCCCCGCGCTGATGTACTCGATGAACACGCTATTCGCGATGATACTCATCGTGCCGCGGATGGCGTCGATAAGCTGGCGGCTCACGCTGCTGGCTTTCCTCTCGATGCCGCTGGTGGCCGCGGCGACCAATTACTTCTCGAAGCGGATACACGACCGGTTCGAAAAAGTGCAGGAGTACTTTGGCACGGTGTCCAACCGCGCGCAGGAATCGTTCGCGGGCGTGCGGGTGATCCGCGCTTACACGCAAGAGCAAGCCGAGATAGAGAGCTTCAAGCAGGTGAACCGCGAGTTCGTCAATCGCAATCTGAAGCTCATTCGTTTGTCGGGAATTTTTCATCCCATACTCCAACTCTTCATCGGGCTCGCCTTCATCGCGGTGCTGTGGTACGGCGGAAGCCTCGTCATCAGCGGCGCGATGAGAATTGGGCAGTTCGTGCAATTCACGTTGTATCTCGGCTTGCTGGTCTGGCCGATGATCGCGCTCGGCTGGGTTATCAACATATTCCAGCGCGGCATGGCTTCGATGGGACGCATGCACCACATCATGTCGATCGAGCCTGCGATCCGCGATACCGGAAATGCGTCCGGCGCCGAAGCAATCGAGGGCGGAATCGAGTTTCGCGACCTGACGTTCACCTACGGCGAGGCGGGTGAGCCCGCATTGAAAGGCGTCAATCTTAACATCGAGCCCGGTCAAACGGTCGCTTTCGTCGGAGCGGTTGGATCCGGCAAGTCGACAATGATGAATCTAGTCACCCGGCTCTTGGACGCCGAGCCGGGACAAGTGCTGATCGACGGGCGCCCGATCCGCGAGATACCGCTCGGAGTATTGCGCGCGTCGATAGGCTATGTGCCGCAGGAGACGTTCCTGTTCAGCGAAACCATATCCGAGAACATCGCCTTCGGAGTCGATAATGCCATGCCGGAAGAGATCGAGCGCGGGGCAACTGAAGCCGGAATCGCGGAGGACATACTGGAGTTCCCTGAAGGATTCGCCACGCTTGTGGGCGAGCGCGGCATAACGCTTTCAGGCGGACAGAAGCAGCGAACGGCGATTGCTCGGGCGTTGATACGCCGGCCGCGGATTCTAATTTTGGATGACGCGCTGTCGTCAGTGGACACTTACACCGAGGAAAAGATACTCGGACATCTTCGCCGGATCATGCGCGGGCGCACGAGCCTGATCGTGTCGCATCGAGTCTCGACGGTTAAGGACGCGGATTTGATCGTGGTGCTCGAAGACGGACGCATAGCCGAACGCGGCACGCACGATTCGTTGATCGCGCGGGGCGGGCTTTATGCTGAGTTGTATGAGAAGCAGTTGCTGGAAGAAGAGCTGGCGGCGAGTTAA
- a CDS encoding retroviral-like aspartic protease family protein, translated as MGTFYTRCKVENIVDRTKSAIIPKLLVDTGSDYTWIPAAALVKLDIDREKKDVTFVMANGQQITRSVGFAIIRLDKVFTVDEVVFAEKGDLAILGARTLEGLNLAVDSKRKKLVVAGPYLAATSTGRVPISLLVLRRKSS; from the coding sequence ATGGGGACATTCTATACGCGATGCAAAGTTGAGAACATTGTTGATCGCACGAAATCTGCGATTATTCCCAAGCTGTTGGTAGACACCGGCAGCGATTACACCTGGATTCCGGCGGCTGCTCTTGTAAAGCTCGACATCGACCGAGAGAAAAAAGACGTGACGTTTGTGATGGCCAACGGTCAGCAGATTACTCGCAGCGTCGGCTTTGCAATCATTCGACTGGACAAGGTCTTCACAGTTGACGAAGTTGTATTCGCCGAAAAAGGCGATCTGGCGATTCTGGGAGCCAGGACGCTCGAGGGGCTTAATCTCGCTGTAGACTCAAAACGTAAGAAGCTCGTCGTTGCGGGACCTTATCTTGCCGCGACATCAACTGGCCGGGTGCCGATTTCTCTATTGGTTCTTCGTCGAAAAAGTTCTTAG
- a CDS encoding ABC transporter ATP-binding protein codes for MADHHEEEVLGKAYDARLMRRLLKYLWPYKWHALTSLVLTILSAPLVLAGAPLTKAAIDLFLDHPPKDQSQVTGFAATIVKTAHWLGYDTARWFGDGANRYEGLAFIAILFLVANLAAFAVQYTQAIVMQTMGQYIMYDLRKQIFAHLQKLSVQFYDRNPVGRLMTRLTTDVDALNEMFTAGVIAIFGDVAMIFYIVIWMFEVNWQLALVSFAILPLLAVLTTWFRLGARSSFREVRVRIARINAFLQEHITGMPVVQLFNREEKEMRKFDGINQAHRKANIDTIYYYAIFYPAVEIVGALGIALIIWYGGGQVIRGVATIGTLVAFIQLARSFYEPISDISEKYNILQSAMASSERIFKLLDEPVTIASPEKPVRIGRASGRIEFRNVWFAYKDEDWILKDVSFTVEPGERVAFVGHTGAGKTTITNLLLRFYDIQRGQILLDGVDVRELDLQELRANFSIVLQDVFLFSGDIATNIRLGNRSITDDGLRDAARQVHADTFIRRLPEGYGAELRERGAGLSVGQKQLISFARALAFDPRVLILDEATSSIDTETELLIRDAVERLMEGRTSLVVAHRLSTIQSVDKIIVMHKGEIRETGTHQDLLAQRGLYWRLYQLQFYQDYKRTFAESVADD; via the coding sequence ATGGCTGACCATCACGAAGAAGAAGTATTAGGCAAGGCCTACGACGCGCGGCTGATGCGCAGGCTGCTCAAGTACCTGTGGCCGTATAAGTGGCACGCCCTCACGTCGCTGGTGCTTACCATTCTTAGCGCGCCGCTGGTGCTCGCAGGGGCGCCGCTTACCAAGGCTGCCATTGATCTCTTTCTAGATCACCCTCCGAAAGATCAGTCGCAAGTCACAGGCTTTGCCGCCACGATCGTAAAAACGGCTCACTGGTTGGGATATGACACTGCGCGCTGGTTTGGAGACGGGGCGAATCGTTACGAAGGACTCGCGTTCATAGCCATTCTCTTTCTCGTCGCAAATCTTGCCGCGTTCGCGGTTCAATACACCCAGGCCATCGTGATGCAGACGATGGGGCAGTACATAATGTACGACCTGCGCAAACAGATCTTCGCGCACCTGCAGAAGCTGTCCGTGCAGTTCTACGATCGCAACCCTGTTGGCCGGCTGATGACCCGGCTCACAACCGACGTCGATGCGCTCAACGAGATGTTCACTGCCGGGGTTATCGCGATCTTCGGGGATGTCGCGATGATCTTCTACATCGTCATCTGGATGTTCGAGGTCAACTGGCAATTGGCTCTGGTCTCGTTTGCGATCCTGCCATTGCTTGCAGTGCTGACTACCTGGTTCCGGCTGGGCGCGCGCTCGTCATTCCGCGAAGTCCGAGTTAGGATCGCGCGTATCAACGCATTTCTGCAGGAGCACATCACCGGAATGCCCGTCGTCCAGTTGTTCAACCGCGAAGAAAAAGAGATGCGCAAGTTCGACGGCATCAATCAGGCGCATCGCAAAGCGAACATCGATACGATCTACTACTACGCTATTTTTTATCCGGCGGTTGAGATCGTCGGAGCGCTCGGCATAGCGCTGATTATCTGGTACGGCGGCGGACAGGTGATTCGCGGGGTCGCGACGATCGGCACGCTTGTGGCCTTCATCCAGCTCGCCCGGTCGTTCTACGAACCGATCTCCGACATCAGCGAGAAGTACAACATCCTGCAATCGGCGATGGCTTCATCGGAGCGGATCTTCAAGCTGCTCGACGAGCCGGTGACAATTGCCTCGCCCGAAAAGCCGGTCCGGATCGGCCGCGCGAGTGGCCGGATAGAATTCCGCAATGTCTGGTTCGCTTATAAAGACGAAGATTGGATTCTGAAAGACGTTTCGTTCACCGTCGAACCGGGCGAGCGTGTCGCGTTCGTGGGCCACACCGGAGCGGGCAAGACTACGATCACTAACCTGCTGCTGAGGTTTTATGACATTCAGCGCGGGCAGATACTGCTGGACGGCGTGGATGTGCGCGAGTTGGATCTTCAAGAGCTGCGCGCGAACTTCAGCATAGTTCTTCAGGATGTGTTTCTGTTTTCCGGGGACATCGCCACGAACATCCGGTTGGGCAACCGCTCGATAACGGACGATGGGCTGCGCGATGCGGCTCGCCAGGTTCACGCCGACACTTTCATACGGAGACTGCCCGAAGGATACGGCGCTGAACTGCGCGAGAGAGGGGCCGGGCTTTCCGTCGGCCAGAAGCAGCTCATCAGCTTCGCGCGCGCACTTGCGTTCGATCCTCGCGTGCTGATCCTGGACGAAGCGACAAGCTCGATAGATACCGAGACGGAACTCCTTATCCGCGACGCGGTCGAGAGATTGATGGAGGGCCGCACATCGCTTGTGGTCGCGCATCGGCTTTCTACGATTCAATCGGTGGACAAGATCATCGTGATGCACAAAGGCGAGATACGCGAGACGGGCACGCATCAGGATTTGCTGGCGCAGCGCGGTCTCTACTGGCGGCTTTATCAGTTGCAGTTCTATCAGGACTACAAGCGGACGTTCGCCGAGAGCGTGGCGGATGATTGA
- a CDS encoding protease complex subunit PrcB family protein: protein MKHFANLAAAQSISTGSDRAKAGAGLKSLDTLFRAPTILLCLALSLTPTLAEADTICFLGVLKLADSGHAEAQNYVIKTQTEWQSLWEKIFSNTGEKPPLPEIDFTRRTIVAVFQGSQPSGGYEISIQELVETESSLEVFVKAFAPGKRCIVTGKISRPFDIIEIEKTEKQVVFHMKHKFRNCG from the coding sequence ATGAAGCACTTTGCAAACTTGGCCGCAGCTCAGTCGATCTCAACCGGTTCAGACCGCGCGAAGGCTGGCGCGGGTTTGAAATCACTCGACACATTGTTCCGCGCTCCGACAATACTGCTTTGCCTGGCCCTCTCACTTACTCCAACTCTGGCAGAAGCGGACACCATCTGTTTTCTGGGTGTGCTGAAACTCGCGGATAGCGGTCACGCGGAGGCGCAGAATTACGTGATAAAAACCCAGACTGAATGGCAAAGTCTCTGGGAGAAGATTTTCTCTAACACAGGTGAAAAACCGCCCTTGCCGGAAATTGATTTTACCCGTAGGACAATCGTAGCTGTGTTCCAGGGGTCTCAACCTAGCGGTGGCTACGAAATCTCAATCCAAGAACTCGTGGAAACTGAAAGTTCGCTTGAGGTTTTCGTAAAGGCGTTTGCACCCGGCAAACGGTGTATAGTAACAGGCAAGATCTCTAGACCGTTCGACATAATCGAGATAGAAAAGACAGAAAAACAGGTTGTATTCCATATGAAACACAAGTTCCGAAACTGTGGGTAA